TACGTGAATCACTTACGAGCAATGGAATGGATTTTTCATGACTCATTGCTCATTACTATGGCACTTTTATCGTGGATGAGGTAACAATGAAGATACGTTCATTTTTGTTAGTTCTGATCATTGCGTCACTTTTTGCGGCCATGGATGCCAACGCTCAAAGCGGAGCAGCCAAAGGAAGAGGACGAGTAAAAGGAACGGTAACCGATCAAGATGGAAAACCTGTGGGCGATGTGACTGTCCGGTTTACCAGCGATCGGCTGCAAGCGAGCTTTGAAGTCAAAAGCAATGAGAAAGGAGAATGGGTCGCCAACGGAATTGCGGGCGGCAACTGGAATATTGACTTTGTGAAAGATGGGTATGAGACAAAACAGATTTCGTATGCGATCCAGCAATCGGGATACAACAAACCCGTGGTTCTATCTATACAAAGAATGGAAAAAGCTCCCCCCACTATCCCGGGAGTGCAGCCGGGGCAAAATCAGGCGAAAGAAGATCCCAGCCGCGCTTTGATAATGGAAGGAAGCGATATGGCAGACAAAAAGGATTACGCCGGAGCGATTGCAAAATACGAACAGGCAATGCAGCTAAAACCCGATCTTCACGCGCTCTATGGCGAAATCGGCAATCTGTATACGCTCATCGGTAATAGTGATAAAGCTCTGGAAGCTTACAACAAGCTACTGGAAAAGGACCCTTCCAATATGGATGCGCGCCTCTCCGCGGTCGGAATTCTGTTTGAAAAGAAAGATGTTGCCGGCGCGAAAAAGATACTGGAAGCCCTTGATTTAAAAACTGTAACAAATCCGAACGCTCTGTATAACGTAGGTGTCGGATTTTACAATGCCCAGGAAACACAAGAAGCGATCCGCTATTGGGAAAAAGTAATCGAGCTGGATCCCAAAATGATCGATGCTTATTTCCAGCTGGGAGCCGCCTATCTCTCCGTCAAGGACAACGCAAAATCCAAAGCG
Above is a window of bacterium DNA encoding:
- a CDS encoding tetratricopeptide repeat protein; translation: MKIRSFLLVLIIASLFAAMDANAQSGAAKGRGRVKGTVTDQDGKPVGDVTVRFTSDRLQASFEVKSNEKGEWVANGIAGGNWNIDFVKDGYETKQISYAIQQSGYNKPVVLSIQRMEKAPPTIPGVQPGQNQAKEDPSRALIMEGSDMADKKDYAGAIAKYEQAMQLKPDLHALYGEIGNLYTLIGNSDKALEAYNKLLEKDPSNMDARLSAVGILFEKKDVAGAKKILEALDLKTVTNPNALYNVGVGFYNAQETQEAIRYWEKVIELDPKMIDAYFQLGAAYLSVKDNAKSKAMFQKVIELDPASESAKMAQEMLDTMK